The following proteins are encoded in a genomic region of Haloarcula marina:
- a CDS encoding glycosyl hydrolase: MQPNTLDDESRRESTADRTDESDDDGGLPLTRRGVLKAAAAAGVLPGLSGLASAQEVGVGNGSYVTTAPSGEGTPQGTQYTTSNVEAPIPTNDWWSTLLWFQYSNPMFAHPVAADASGAGLDVSNPTEWNISSSGVTDAIAMMDDTTDLTIGHSATSSFSDTRCDGYGDWHTVAKWGDGTSTTLTTTIAQGSPYVFAEYEGGDAVVSFPSAPTVFADDGNVLGIEINGHAYGLYAPSGATWSGQGTTELTSALNGAGYLTVAALPEATSAALTELETYAYNFIRDTTVSWNYDQAAGEVTTTFDLTTENKAESGASGSFHALFPHQHKYSSESFTSYTYTSARGTMKTVSGGSSIQTTYTFPGVLPFMPDEGSYDKSELASYVDEEESNKTLIETGPDSPGDGTYWTGKNYGRLAELIPIAEQVGDTAAADYFLNGDNNTLGLRDDLEVWLDASQEGPTRSEDVFYYDQNWGTLIGYNDSFGSGANINDHHFHYGYYIRGAAEIARNDRTWAQDSNWGGMVNLLIRDFANWERPNRANAQSPASNPKDSFPFLRNFSPYEGHSWADGGGADFADGNNQESSSEALNAYASMILWGEYTGDTQLRDAGVFLYTTEVHAVQEYWFDVDDTNQPSNWPYDTAAMVWGDGYKYDTFFTTDVEAIHGINYLPVVASSSYLGWDTDAAAANYNELVSNDPDGDSFQYWPDILWMYRALSDVTDAKNLWTARKDSYPVEFGESRAHTYHWIYNTDAMGTAVKSITADHPLTTVYDDGASKTYVAYNPSSSSTTVTFSDGTSLSVPANSIATSGDGSSGGSGSASTVDSLSVSEVETSTVDAAFDVSWSVSDGDGDLSSVDLTLTDDTAGATDDTATVSVSGSSASGTTRLIAPGDDGTGNAYTVDLTVTDAASNTTSSSTSITESEPTNDTGGPSVDSLSMSENGGNDPHADFTVDWTVSDSDTDLDTVDLTLTDTTDGAVEDTVSIGVSGGSAADQQNMRANKADNDGHTYEVELVVTDAAGNTATATVTEVEDGA; the protein is encoded by the coding sequence ATGCAACCGAACACACTGGACGACGAGAGTCGACGCGAATCGACTGCGGACCGGACAGACGAGTCAGACGACGACGGCGGCCTGCCACTGACACGACGTGGCGTGCTCAAGGCGGCGGCCGCGGCCGGTGTGCTCCCCGGACTCTCCGGGCTTGCCAGCGCGCAGGAAGTCGGTGTCGGCAACGGAAGCTACGTCACCACCGCCCCCAGCGGCGAGGGAACACCGCAGGGCACACAGTACACCACGTCGAACGTCGAGGCCCCCATCCCGACGAACGACTGGTGGAGCACGCTGCTGTGGTTCCAGTACTCCAACCCGATGTTCGCACATCCCGTCGCCGCGGACGCGTCCGGGGCGGGGCTGGACGTGAGCAACCCGACGGAGTGGAACATCTCCTCGTCGGGCGTCACGGACGCTATCGCGATGATGGACGACACGACGGACCTCACCATCGGCCACTCGGCCACCTCGTCGTTCTCGGACACGCGGTGTGACGGCTACGGCGACTGGCACACCGTCGCGAAGTGGGGCGACGGCACGTCGACGACGCTCACCACGACTATCGCGCAGGGTTCGCCGTACGTCTTCGCCGAGTACGAGGGCGGCGACGCCGTCGTCTCGTTCCCGTCCGCGCCGACGGTGTTCGCGGACGACGGCAACGTCCTCGGTATCGAAATCAACGGCCACGCCTACGGCCTGTACGCGCCGTCGGGCGCGACGTGGTCCGGGCAGGGGACGACCGAACTCACGTCCGCGCTGAACGGCGCGGGCTACCTCACCGTCGCGGCCCTGCCCGAGGCGACCAGCGCCGCCCTCACCGAACTGGAGACGTACGCCTACAACTTCATCCGCGACACGACGGTGTCGTGGAACTACGACCAGGCGGCGGGCGAGGTCACCACCACGTTCGACCTGACGACCGAGAACAAAGCCGAGAGCGGGGCAAGCGGGTCGTTCCACGCCCTGTTCCCCCACCAGCACAAGTACTCCTCCGAGTCGTTCACGTCGTACACGTACACCAGTGCGCGCGGGACGATGAAGACCGTCAGCGGCGGCTCGTCGATCCAGACCACCTACACCTTCCCGGGCGTCTTGCCGTTCATGCCCGACGAGGGGAGCTACGACAAATCGGAACTCGCGAGCTACGTCGACGAGGAGGAGTCCAACAAGACGCTCATCGAGACGGGGCCGGACAGCCCCGGCGACGGCACCTATTGGACGGGGAAGAACTACGGCCGACTGGCCGAACTCATCCCCATCGCCGAACAGGTCGGCGACACCGCCGCGGCCGACTACTTCCTGAACGGCGACAACAACACGCTGGGGCTGCGCGACGACCTCGAAGTCTGGCTCGACGCCAGTCAGGAAGGTCCCACCCGTTCGGAGGACGTGTTCTACTACGACCAGAACTGGGGCACCCTCATCGGCTACAACGACTCGTTCGGGTCGGGTGCGAACATCAACGACCACCACTTCCACTACGGCTACTACATCCGCGGGGCTGCGGAAATCGCCCGCAACGACCGGACGTGGGCGCAGGACTCGAACTGGGGCGGGATGGTCAACCTCCTCATCCGGGACTTCGCTAACTGGGAGCGTCCGAACCGCGCCAACGCCCAGTCCCCGGCGAGTAACCCGAAGGACTCGTTCCCGTTCCTGCGTAACTTCAGCCCCTACGAGGGCCACTCGTGGGCCGACGGCGGCGGCGCCGACTTCGCCGACGGGAACAATCAGGAGTCCTCCTCGGAGGCGCTCAACGCCTACGCCTCGATGATTCTGTGGGGCGAGTACACCGGCGACACGCAACTCCGCGACGCTGGCGTGTTCCTCTACACCACGGAAGTCCACGCGGTGCAGGAGTACTGGTTCGACGTGGACGACACCAACCAGCCGTCGAACTGGCCGTACGACACCGCTGCGATGGTGTGGGGTGACGGCTACAAGTACGACACCTTCTTCACGACCGACGTGGAGGCCATCCACGGCATCAACTATCTGCCCGTCGTCGCCTCGTCGTCGTATCTCGGGTGGGACACCGACGCCGCGGCCGCCAACTACAACGAGTTGGTGAGCAACGACCCCGACGGCGACAGCTTCCAGTACTGGCCCGACATCCTGTGGATGTACCGCGCGCTCTCGGACGTGACCGACGCGAAGAACCTCTGGACGGCCCGGAAAGACAGCTATCCGGTGGAGTTCGGCGAGAGCCGCGCCCACACCTACCACTGGATATACAACACCGACGCGATGGGGACGGCCGTCAAGTCCATCACGGCCGACCATCCGCTCACGACCGTCTACGACGACGGCGCTTCGAAGACGTACGTCGCGTACAACCCGTCGAGCAGTTCGACGACGGTCACGTTCTCCGACGGCACGAGTCTCTCCGTCCCGGCCAATTCCATCGCCACGTCCGGCGACGGGAGCAGCGGTGGTTCCGGCTCCGCCTCGACCGTCGACAGCCTCTCCGTCAGCGAAGTCGAGACGAGCACGGTCGACGCGGCCTTCGACGTGTCGTGGAGCGTCTCGGACGGCGACGGCGACCTCTCGTCGGTCGACCTGACCCTGACCGACGACACCGCCGGAGCGACGGACGACACCGCCACGGTGAGCGTGAGCGGGTCCAGCGCCAGCGGCACGACGCGGCTCATCGCGCCCGGCGACGACGGCACGGGCAACGCCTACACCGTCGACCTGACTGTGACGGACGCGGCCAGCAACACCACGTCGTCCTCGACGAGCATCACCGAGAGCGAACCGACCAACGACACGGGCGGCCCCTCGGTCGACAGCCTCTCGATGAGCGAGAACGGCGGCAACGACCCGCACGCGGACTTCACCGTGGACTGGACCGTCTCCGACAGCGACACCGACCTCGACACGGTCGACCTGACGCTGACCGACACCACGGACGGGGCCGTCGAGGACACCGTCTCCATCGGCGTCAGCGGCGGGTCCGCCGCCGACCAGCAGAACATGCGCGCGAACAAAGCGGACAACGACGGCCACACCTACGAAGTCGAGTTGGTCGTCACCGACGCCGCGGGGAACACGGCGACGGCGACGGTGACGGAAGTCGAAGACGGCGCCTGA